A window from Flavobacterium gyeonganense encodes these proteins:
- a CDS encoding toxin-antitoxin system YwqK family antitoxin, translating to MRNFWILFLISAAGFAQDFNKLDANGKKDGVWKGTYEISKRPRYEGTFSHGKEVGIFKFFDDTKKGDVIATRDFSANDGSAYTIFYDQKKNKVSEGKVIDKKYEGEWKYYHKASKVIMTLENYKNGKLEGKRTVYYPNEKVAEEMTYKNGLKEGVYKKFGQNGIILEQTTYANDQYNGDAVFYDLDGVVASEGKFLNGKKAGIWKFYVKGKLTKELNMSDPKNINKISEKIVTNKNPAEKKQ from the coding sequence ATGAGAAATTTTTGGATTTTGTTTTTGATAAGTGCCGCAGGTTTTGCGCAGGATTTTAATAAACTCGATGCCAACGGAAAAAAAGATGGTGTCTGGAAAGGGACTTATGAAATTTCGAAACGACCTCGTTATGAAGGAACTTTTAGCCACGGAAAAGAAGTTGGGATTTTTAAATTTTTTGATGATACTAAAAAAGGAGATGTAATTGCAACCCGTGACTTTAGTGCAAATGACGGAAGTGCTTATACAATTTTCTATGATCAGAAAAAAAACAAGGTAAGTGAAGGAAAAGTGATTGACAAAAAATATGAAGGGGAATGGAAATATTACCATAAAGCTTCAAAAGTAATCATGACGCTTGAAAACTATAAGAACGGTAAACTGGAAGGAAAAAGAACCGTTTATTATCCAAATGAAAAAGTGGCAGAAGAAATGACGTATAAAAATGGTCTGAAAGAAGGCGTATATAAAAAATTTGGCCAAAACGGAATCATTTTAGAACAAACAACATATGCAAATGACCAGTATAATGGTGACGCTGTTTTTTATGACTTAGATGGAGTTGTGGCTTCAGAAGGTAAATTCCTGAATGGAAAAAAAGCAGGAATTTGGAAATTTTATGTAAAAGGAAAGCTTACGAAGGAACTCAATATGAGTGATCCGAAGAATATCAATAAAATTTCTGAAAAAATAGTAACTAATAAAAATCCGGCTGAAAAGAAACAATAG
- a CDS encoding S8 family serine peptidase, protein MKIHYAVLFLLISTTMFSQEDAWVYFNAKPNAQTYFDTPTLMLSQRSLDRRSSQNIGLNFTDVPLEVTYVNQVKSSAGITVMAQSKWLNALHIRGSQVNINALKTLQFVDKVVFANKALNITSKKVSENQIAETKNKLKTTINYNYGTSANQIQMLNGHVLHQQNYTGSGKIIAVLDGGFPGVNTAQPFQKLRDNNQILGGYDYVSRNANFYTGDSHGTLVLSTMGGYKENQLIGTAPDASYYLFITEDDASECPVEESLWVEAAEEADRLGVDIITTSLGYFGDFTRPEYNHTYSDMNGTTNFISRGAEIAFSKGIIVVASAGNEGNQTEKHIGGPADAVSVITVGAVTASKVRSGFSSIGPSYDGRIKPDVMAQGKDAVVADVSGNIGVSDGTSFSCPIMAGMIACLWQAYPEKTNKEIRNMVIQSSDKYSAPDNNYGYGIPNFSAALAVDSFVNKDFAVYPNPAKTTITFTFSNQINDASVIVYSVLGQKVIDKNITHQNPNLSVESLKSGLYFYTFDADGLHKTGKIIKQ, encoded by the coding sequence ATGAAGATACATTACGCTGTTTTATTCTTATTGATTTCGACCACGATGTTTTCGCAGGAAGATGCGTGGGTTTATTTTAATGCTAAACCCAACGCTCAGACTTATTTTGATACTCCCACATTAATGCTTTCTCAGCGTTCTCTTGATAGAAGATCCAGCCAAAACATAGGATTGAATTTTACTGATGTTCCTTTGGAAGTTACTTACGTTAATCAGGTAAAATCGAGTGCGGGAATTACTGTTATGGCACAGTCTAAGTGGCTAAACGCACTTCATATCAGAGGGAGCCAGGTAAATATTAATGCATTGAAGACATTGCAATTTGTTGATAAAGTTGTTTTTGCGAATAAGGCATTAAATATAACTTCTAAAAAGGTTAGTGAAAATCAAATTGCAGAAACGAAAAATAAACTTAAAACAACCATTAATTATAATTACGGAACCTCTGCAAACCAGATTCAGATGCTGAACGGACATGTTCTGCACCAGCAAAATTACACGGGATCGGGAAAAATAATCGCTGTTTTAGACGGTGGTTTTCCAGGAGTAAATACGGCGCAGCCTTTTCAAAAATTAAGAGATAACAACCAAATTTTGGGTGGTTATGATTATGTTTCCAGGAACGCCAATTTTTATACGGGTGACAGCCATGGGACTTTAGTTCTTTCGACTATGGGAGGATATAAAGAAAACCAACTGATAGGTACTGCTCCCGATGCTTCTTATTATTTGTTTATTACAGAAGATGATGCTTCAGAATGTCCGGTTGAGGAATCGCTTTGGGTCGAGGCTGCAGAAGAAGCAGACAGGCTAGGTGTTGATATCATTACAACTTCGTTAGGATATTTTGGTGATTTTACAAGACCGGAATATAATCATACCTACAGCGATATGAACGGAACAACAAATTTTATATCCCGGGGTGCTGAAATTGCCTTTAGTAAAGGAATTATTGTTGTTGCTTCAGCTGGAAACGAAGGAAATCAGACCGAAAAACATATTGGAGGGCCTGCAGATGCTGTTTCTGTTATTACAGTTGGTGCAGTTACAGCTTCTAAAGTAAGATCCGGATTTAGTTCTATAGGGCCAAGTTATGACGGAAGAATAAAACCAGATGTTATGGCACAAGGTAAAGATGCTGTGGTTGCCGATGTTTCGGGGAATATTGGTGTTTCTGACGGCACTTCTTTTTCATGCCCAATTATGGCCGGAATGATTGCTTGCTTATGGCAGGCGTATCCTGAAAAAACAAATAAGGAGATTAGAAACATGGTTATTCAGTCTTCAGATAAATATTCAGCACCTGATAATAATTACGGTTACGGAATTCCAAATTTCAGTGCTGCATTAGCAGTTGATAGCTTTGTAAATAAAGATTTTGCTGTTTATCCGAATCCCGCTAAAACTACTATAACATTCACTTTTTCTAATCAAATAAATGATGCATCGGTTATTGTCTATTCTGTTTTAGGCCAAAAAGTAATTGACAAAAATATAACGCATCAAAATCCAAATCTTTCAGTAGAATCATTAAAAAGCGGCCTCTATTTTTATACTTTTGATGCGGATGGTTTGCATAAAACCGGAAAGATTATAAAACAATAA
- a CDS encoding slipin family protein → MINRIKIESYQVGLVFENRKLTKVLREGKHWIIGDKNVTIHEMNFPFQASFELNVLLENEVLSAMLEIVEVADNEIVLQFVNGNFKEVLTAGRYAFWRGIVKYEFRKVDLSKIYITENIAVNLLETVKLRPFVRKFMVASNDKALLFVNGTFTTELKSGTHYFWNNAITIDVKTIDMRQQQVEISGQELLTKDKAGLRINFFVRYQVVDILKALIENKDFEKQLYVLMQLALRAFVGGLTLDELLSKKDTIAHDIVTDVNSKVNELGLFISDAGIRDVILPGDMKEIMNQVLIAEKKAQANTIMRREETASTRSLLNTAKLMEENEMLWKLKEMEYVEKIADKIGEITISGSGNVIGQLKEIFVK, encoded by the coding sequence ATGATTAATAGAATTAAAATCGAGTCATACCAAGTAGGATTGGTGTTTGAAAACAGAAAATTAACAAAAGTATTAAGGGAAGGAAAGCACTGGATTATTGGTGATAAAAATGTAACGATTCACGAAATGAATTTTCCATTTCAGGCATCTTTTGAATTGAATGTTTTATTGGAAAACGAAGTGTTATCTGCCATGTTAGAAATCGTTGAGGTAGCTGATAATGAAATTGTACTGCAATTTGTAAACGGAAATTTCAAAGAAGTTTTAACTGCCGGACGATATGCGTTCTGGAGAGGAATTGTAAAATATGAATTCAGAAAAGTAGATTTATCTAAAATTTATATTACTGAAAATATCGCTGTAAATCTTTTGGAAACTGTAAAATTAAGACCATTCGTGAGAAAATTTATGGTGGCAAGCAATGATAAAGCTTTGCTATTCGTAAACGGAACTTTTACAACCGAGCTAAAATCAGGAACACATTATTTTTGGAATAATGCTATTACAATTGATGTAAAAACAATTGATATGAGACAGCAACAAGTAGAGATTTCAGGTCAGGAATTGTTGACCAAAGATAAAGCAGGTTTGAGAATCAATTTCTTTGTAAGATATCAGGTTGTGGATATTTTGAAAGCTTTGATTGAAAACAAAGATTTTGAAAAACAGTTGTATGTTTTAATGCAATTGGCTTTAAGAGCTTTTGTTGGCGGATTAACGCTTGACGAATTATTGAGCAAAAAAGATACTATTGCCCATGATATTGTGACAGATGTCAATTCTAAAGTAAATGAACTTGGTTTGTTTATTTCTGATGCCGGTATAAGGGATGTTATTCTTCCGGGAGATATGAAAGAAATCATGAATCAGGTTTTGATTGCCGAGAAAAAAGCGCAGGCAAACACGATTATGAGAAGAGAAGAGACAGCTTCGACAAGAAGTTTACTGAACACCGCAAAATTGATGGAGGAAAACGAAATGTTATGGAAATTGAAAGAGATGGAGTATGTAGAAAAAATCGCTGATAAAATTGGGGAAATCACGATTTCAGGAAGCGGAAACGTCATCGGTCAGTTGAAAGAGATTTTCGTTAAATGA
- a CDS encoding 3'-5' exonuclease, which produces MKTTDKIIIIDLEATCWQGEVPKGQQNEIIEIGLAVLDAQTGEITKNKGILIKPQRSTVSPFCTELTTITQDLLDKNGVSFEEAINQLTDEYQPDLYTWASYGQYDLNMLKKQCRLFGISYPMGEEHINVKTCFAEKFGLQKPTGMNGALHLLNIPLEGTHHRGIDDAKNIAKVMHWCLHN; this is translated from the coding sequence ATGAAAACTACAGATAAAATTATTATTATCGATTTAGAAGCCACATGCTGGCAGGGCGAGGTCCCGAAAGGGCAGCAAAATGAAATTATTGAGATTGGATTAGCAGTCTTAGATGCGCAAACAGGTGAAATTACCAAAAACAAAGGTATTTTAATAAAACCGCAGCGTTCAACAGTGAGTCCGTTTTGTACAGAACTTACAACTATTACTCAGGATTTACTTGACAAAAACGGAGTAAGTTTTGAAGAAGCGATTAATCAATTGACAGATGAATACCAACCCGATTTATACACTTGGGCAAGTTACGGTCAGTACGATCTGAATATGCTTAAAAAACAATGTAGATTGTTTGGAATTTCTTATCCAATGGGCGAGGAGCATATTAATGTCAAAACCTGTTTTGCTGAAAAATTCGGTTTGCAAAAACCAACCGGAATGAACGGTGCTTTGCATCTGTTGAATATTCCGCTTGAAGGAACACATCACCGCGGAATTGACGATGCCAAAAACATTGCTAAAGTTATGCACTGGTGTCTGCATAATTAA
- the mnmA gene encoding tRNA 2-thiouridine(34) synthase MnmA, whose amino-acid sequence MKRVVVGLSGGVDSSVAAYLLQQQGYEVIGLFMKNWHDDSVTISNECPWLEDSNDALLVAEKLGIPFQTVDLSEEYKEKIVDYMFNEYEKGRTPNPDVLCNREIKFDVFMKIALSLGADYVATGHYCQKSEIEVDGKTVYQLIAGADNNKDQSYFLCQLSQEQLSKALFPIGALTKPEVREIAAEMELVTAEKKDSQGLCFIGKVRLPEFLQQKLQPKEGEIVQIDKNDPIYNVEKPAGLSLKEELKIEAQKLDYRPEMGKFMGKHQGAHYFTVGQRKGLNVGGTTDPLFVIATDVETNTIYTGLTSNHPGLFKRALFIEKSEVHWIRSDKTLKVGETMEVMARIRYRQPLQKATLYQFEDGMYVRFEEPQSAITEGQFVAWYLENELVGSGVIS is encoded by the coding sequence ATGAAACGTGTAGTTGTTGGACTTTCCGGTGGAGTAGATTCAAGTGTTGCAGCTTATTTACTGCAGCAGCAGGGGTATGAAGTTATTGGTCTTTTTATGAAAAACTGGCACGATGACTCTGTTACTATTTCAAATGAATGTCCGTGGTTAGAAGATAGTAATGATGCTCTGTTAGTAGCTGAAAAACTTGGAATACCGTTTCAGACTGTCGATTTAAGCGAAGAATACAAAGAAAAGATCGTTGATTATATGTTCAATGAATACGAAAAAGGGAGAACTCCAAATCCTGATGTGCTTTGTAACCGTGAAATCAAATTTGATGTTTTCATGAAAATTGCCTTAAGTCTTGGTGCAGATTATGTAGCAACGGGACATTATTGTCAAAAAAGTGAAATCGAAGTTGATGGAAAGACTGTTTATCAATTAATCGCCGGAGCTGATAATAATAAAGATCAGTCGTATTTTTTATGTCAGTTATCTCAGGAGCAATTATCTAAAGCATTATTTCCAATTGGTGCTTTGACTAAACCTGAGGTTCGCGAAATTGCAGCTGAAATGGAGTTGGTCACAGCTGAAAAGAAAGATTCTCAGGGACTTTGCTTTATTGGAAAAGTGCGTTTGCCAGAATTTTTGCAGCAAAAATTGCAGCCTAAAGAAGGGGAAATTGTTCAGATTGATAAAAATGATCCTATTTACAACGTCGAAAAACCAGCAGGATTATCTTTGAAAGAAGAATTAAAAATCGAAGCTCAAAAATTGGATTATCGTCCTGAAATGGGAAAATTTATGGGTAAACATCAGGGTGCTCATTATTTTACGGTTGGACAGCGAAAAGGTTTAAACGTTGGCGGAACTACTGATCCGTTATTTGTTATTGCAACAGATGTTGAAACCAATACAATATACACCGGTCTGACAAGTAATCATCCCGGTTTGTTCAAAAGAGCATTATTTATAGAAAAATCAGAAGTCCACTGGATTCGTAGCGATAAGACTTTAAAAGTGGGCGAAACCATGGAAGTAATGGCGAGAATCCGTTATCGCCAGCCGCTGCAAAAAGCTACTCTATACCAATTTGAAGACGGAATGTATGTTCGTTTTGAAGAACCGCAATCAGCAATTACTGAAGGCCAATTTGTAGCATGGTATTTAGAAAATGAATTAGTTGGTTCGGGAGTAATTTCATAG
- a CDS encoding AMP-dependent synthetase/ligase: MVTITRLFDFPYYQQETYNLQVAFATKKNGVWEKTSSSEYITKANAVSRALLRLGVQKDDKIALITSNNRTEWNIMDIGILQTAAQNVPIYPTIAEEDYEYILNHSGSIYCFVSDEEVLQKVNAIKANVPTLKEVYSFNEISGCKHWSELLTLGDDESNQTEVEARKDSIKEDDLATIIYTSGTTGRPKGVMLSHKNIVSNVLDSAPRIPFDAGKSTALSFLPICHIFERMILYIYQYYGVSVYFGESIEKISDNLKEVRPTVITAVPRLLEKVYDKIYAKGTELTGIKKKLFFWAIDLGLKYEPYGANGFWYEFQLKIARKLIFSKWKEGLGGRLDLMVSGSAALQTRLSRVFAAAEIPVMEGYGLTETSPVIAVNDQRNKGFKIGTVGKPIRNLEVKIAEDGEILCKGPNVMLGYYNDPEKTAEALQDGYFHTGDIGEIDSEGFLKITDRKKEMFKTSGGKYIAPQMIENAMKQSRFIEQIMVIGEGEKMPAAFIQPNFEFVKEWAKIHKINLGNSTAEIASNPDVIKRIDEEIENINKKFGHWEQIKRFELTPDIWSIDGGQLTPTLKLKRKIIKEIYKDLYAKIYGNQ, encoded by the coding sequence ATGGTTACAATCACACGCCTTTTTGATTTCCCTTATTATCAACAAGAAACTTACAATCTTCAGGTTGCATTCGCTACCAAAAAAAATGGGGTTTGGGAAAAAACATCCAGCAGTGAATATATTACTAAAGCCAATGCTGTTTCAAGAGCACTATTGCGCCTGGGTGTTCAAAAAGATGATAAAATTGCCTTAATAACTTCTAACAACCGTACGGAGTGGAATATCATGGACATTGGGATTCTCCAGACCGCAGCGCAAAACGTTCCAATCTACCCTACAATTGCTGAAGAAGATTATGAATATATTTTAAACCACAGCGGCAGTATCTATTGTTTTGTTTCTGATGAAGAAGTACTTCAGAAGGTAAATGCTATAAAAGCAAATGTACCGACCTTAAAGGAAGTTTATTCTTTTAACGAAATTTCAGGCTGCAAACACTGGTCGGAATTACTGACTCTGGGTGATGACGAAAGCAACCAGACAGAAGTTGAAGCCAGAAAAGACAGTATCAAAGAAGACGATTTAGCTACTATAATTTATACTTCCGGAACTACCGGAAGACCTAAAGGCGTTATGCTTTCGCATAAAAATATTGTATCGAATGTATTGGACAGTGCTCCAAGAATTCCGTTTGATGCCGGAAAAAGTACCGCTTTAAGTTTTCTCCCAATCTGCCATATTTTTGAAAGAATGATTTTGTATATCTATCAATATTATGGTGTTTCTGTTTACTTTGGGGAATCCATTGAAAAAATAAGTGATAATTTAAAAGAAGTACGCCCTACGGTTATTACAGCCGTACCAAGGCTTTTGGAGAAAGTTTACGATAAAATTTATGCCAAAGGAACTGAACTGACCGGTATCAAGAAAAAACTCTTTTTCTGGGCGATTGATTTAGGCTTAAAATATGAACCATACGGCGCCAATGGATTTTGGTATGAATTTCAGTTAAAAATTGCCCGAAAACTGATTTTCAGTAAATGGAAGGAAGGTTTGGGCGGCAGACTGGATTTAATGGTTTCGGGAAGTGCCGCTTTACAAACGCGTTTATCCAGAGTTTTTGCTGCTGCCGAAATTCCGGTTATGGAAGGCTACGGTTTAACAGAAACATCTCCTGTAATTGCCGTAAACGACCAGAGAAATAAAGGTTTCAAAATTGGAACTGTTGGAAAACCTATCCGTAATCTTGAAGTGAAAATTGCTGAAGACGGAGAAATTCTTTGTAAAGGGCCAAACGTAATGCTAGGTTATTACAACGATCCTGAAAAGACTGCTGAAGCTTTACAAGATGGTTATTTCCACACGGGCGATATTGGAGAAATTGACAGTGAAGGTTTCTTAAAAATCACCGACCGTAAAAAAGAAATGTTCAAAACATCAGGAGGGAAATACATTGCACCTCAGATGATTGAAAATGCGATGAAACAATCCCGTTTTATCGAACAGATTATGGTGATTGGTGAAGGCGAAAAAATGCCGGCAGCTTTTATTCAGCCGAATTTTGAATTTGTAAAAGAATGGGCGAAAATCCATAAAATCAATTTAGGAAATTCTACTGCTGAAATTGCTTCTAATCCCGATGTAATTAAACGAATTGACGAAGAAATTGAAAATATCAACAAGAAATTCGGACACTGGGAACAAATCAAACGTTTTGAGCTTACCCCGGACATATGGTCAATCGATGGCGGACAGCTTACTCCTACCTTAAAATTAAAACGTAAAATTATTAAAGAAATTTATAAGGATTTATACGCAAAAATCTACGGAAACCAATAA